One Jeotgalibaca porci genomic region harbors:
- a CDS encoding ABC transporter substrate-binding protein yields the protein MKKWQKGAISFLSLLSATAVMAGCDAGKKNTGTSSNADADAVEISFSWWGNDDRHEATRNMINNFQEGNKNITVKGEPSGFGDLDQVFTTRYAGGTLADITTALYNWVPQFGQNDGFYDLGEISTLDLSTYDENFLAFGQVEGKQVAVPYGENTLIMYVNKSEYERNGIDISTLKTWDDYAEAAQKLPEGSFMLASPTWRFPVTIWLQQKTGMSEFDEKGNMNWTEQDYLDGMTWYKEMADARVFVSRKDYLENVGTEPVSLATNKKWLEGEYGGGIGWVAGISSDYEALKEIGDEMVVVDYPIAEGGTEVNLMSKPSLLFVVSKDTEHPEEVGTFLNEFLNGEEANKILGLSRGIPASSKAVEALTEDGQLTGFMKDAYDYAQEAVKINQTPFYEDGTLTTIYTSEMEAVELGRTDLETAAKNVYEQTKEQAAKLAKDYKLQ from the coding sequence ATGAAAAAATGGCAAAAAGGTGCAATTAGTTTCCTTTCACTTCTTTCGGCAACTGCAGTGATGGCAGGCTGTGATGCAGGTAAGAAAAATACAGGTACGAGCTCAAACGCAGATGCTGATGCAGTGGAAATTAGCTTTAGTTGGTGGGGAAATGATGACCGCCATGAAGCAACCCGGAATATGATTAATAATTTTCAAGAAGGAAATAAAAATATCACTGTAAAAGGTGAGCCAAGTGGATTCGGTGACCTAGATCAAGTGTTTACAACTCGTTACGCAGGAGGCACATTGGCTGACATTACGACAGCACTTTATAACTGGGTACCACAATTCGGTCAAAATGATGGCTTCTATGATTTAGGTGAAATCAGTACACTAGACCTATCTACTTACGATGAAAACTTCTTAGCATTCGGACAAGTTGAGGGTAAACAAGTAGCGGTTCCTTATGGCGAGAATACGCTCATCATGTATGTAAATAAATCGGAATACGAGCGTAATGGTATAGATATTTCCACACTTAAAACATGGGATGATTATGCTGAAGCAGCTCAAAAATTACCAGAAGGTTCATTCATGCTAGCTTCTCCAACTTGGCGTTTCCCGGTAACGATTTGGTTACAACAAAAAACTGGTATGTCAGAGTTCGATGAAAAAGGGAATATGAACTGGACAGAACAAGATTATTTAGACGGTATGACGTGGTATAAAGAAATGGCTGATGCACGCGTCTTTGTTTCACGTAAAGATTACTTAGAAAATGTTGGTACGGAGCCGGTTTCCTTGGCAACCAATAAAAAATGGTTAGAAGGCGAGTATGGCGGTGGTATTGGATGGGTTGCAGGTATTTCATCTGACTACGAAGCACTGAAAGAAATTGGTGATGAAATGGTAGTTGTTGACTATCCAATTGCTGAAGGCGGAACAGAAGTAAATTTAATGTCTAAGCCGTCTCTATTGTTTGTTGTCAGCAAAGATACAGAGCACCCGGAAGAAGTCGGAACATTCTTGAATGAGTTCTTAAATGGTGAAGAAGCGAATAAAATTTTAGGTCTCTCTCGTGGTATCCCAGCTTCTTCTAAAGCGGTTGAAGCATTGACTGAAGACGGTCAACTAACTGGATTCATGAAAGATGCTTATGATTACGCGCAAGAAGCTGTAAAAATTAATCAAACACCATTCTATGAAGATGGAACTTTAACAACGATTTACACTTCTGAAATGGAAGCTGTAGAACTAGGCAGAACAGACTTAGAAACAGCAGCTAAAAATGTCTACGAACAAACTAAAGAACAAGCAGCAAAACTTGCTAAAGATTATAAACTACAATAA